The nucleotide sequence TTGTAAAACCTGTTACTTCTCCATTCATATTGTGAATCTTCGATGCGAACTTCAGCGGCAGACTAAAATCAGAAAAAAACACTTCACTGTTTTCAATTTTTATCTTACCAATATCATATTCAAAATCTATTTGGTTCTTTCCGGTATCGACAGACTCAACGAAAGGTTGATTCGTATCAGTGAGACTAATGAAACGTGCATTGGGATCGGTAAATCCCATAGCAAGTGTATCAGAGATCTCTCCCGAATCTTCTGCTGCAGGTGATACTTTAAATAGTTCAGACAGGTTAAAGCTTTTATCTTCAGCAATGGCTATCCTCGCATAAAGATTTTTGAGATCAACTTCGCCAATGCTTATCTGTGTTGGGTTGAACGTCCCTTTAATATCTAAAACCGTAAGAGTTTTCCATTCAAGGAATCTTTCATCGTTTTTTGTATCGTAAAGTTTTAAATCCTCAAGTTTTGAGTTCGCATTAAATGATACTTGAATTTTATCGGATGCAGATGGTTCGTTCAGTTTGAGATTTCCATCAATAGAAAGTTTTCCGTCATCCAGCCGCAGATATGCAAAATCTGAAATGTATGGAGATAAAACCACCAGACTGGCTTCATTGAATGAAAATTTTAAATCTGCTTTTAATGGAGTCATTGAAAAATTTCCGCTAAGCGAAAATGTTCCGCCTCGTCTGAGTTTTGAGGTCAAATGAAATCCCGATGTGTCCGCTGAATTAAGATGTAAATCAGTAACAGTAACGCTGAAGCTGTCAATTTTCGTTTCTGCTGGTGGGGCAATCGATTTATCAGTTATCAATAAATACAGTCTCTCCAGTTCAAATTTGCGTATTAAAATTTCCCAATTACTTTCCTCTTTGTTAACCTGATCCGTGATTATACCAGTTTTAACAGGACCTATCTTTGGGTCAGTTGTAACGGTATCTGTATTGGGATTAGATAATTTCTTAATCAAATCTGAAAAATTAAATTCTTCCTGATTAAGTCTGATAACATTACCTTTTGGTTCGGTCAGTCTGATCTCCTGAAAATCAAGTTCTTTATTGATCAACGGCATAAGACTGAAGTTGATGAAAAATTCTTTAAACGAAATAAAGATTTCTTTCTTTTCTTTTTCGTATAATTTAAATCCTTCAACCGAAAGTGAAAATGTAAATGGGTTGAAGGAAACCGATTCAATTTCAGCATCACGTTTAAGTTCTATCTTTATGTAATTAATTGCCTGGCTTTTTATAACCATCGGTACAATGAAAAAACCTGCTGCTGTATATACCAGGAAGAGAGATAGTACAGACCAGAAAATAATTTTAGGGATTTTTTTCGTAAAAAATTTCATCCAAATAATAATTTATATAATAAGAGTAGTGATAACAGATAATACAAAATTACGTAAAATTCGACGCCCTGCAAGAATGTAATCAGTTGAGTTTTCGCTTTTCTTTTTTTTGCTGAATGATTTCCAGAAAGCAACAAGAAAAACAACAATGAAATAATCTGCGATTACTATCCCATCAAAATATTCAATCATAAAGAACACATTATAAATTATAATTGTTTACCAGGGATTGTCATTCCGGTGAAGTCTGCGATTAGCGGACGAATCTGGGATCTGAGCAGCTACATTCGGATTCCGACAAGCGGGAATGACAGCCACACTATATCTATTCATACTTCTGTGGTATAAAACTAATTGCCGTACCGCCGCCAGGTGCTAATCTTAAATTCAACGTGTCTGAATTGTTGAGCACTTTGCTTTCAATTTTGTATCCAGTAGGATTTTTATCCCAGTGAGAATCTTCTGCATCCTGATATAAAGTTGTTTTATAACTTTTGCCTTCATCTAAAAAATCTAAAGAAATTTCAATCGTTCTTTCATTTTCATCAGTAATACTTCCGAGAAACCATTTATCTGTGTTTCTTTCTTTTCTTGCAATAGTGATGTAATTACCGATCTCACCATTCAGAACAATTGAAGTGTCCCAATCAACCCCAACATCTCTTATAAATTGAAACGCAGGATGCGCATCGTAATTTTCAGGTAAGTCTGCAGCCATTTGCAGCGGACTGTAAAGCACAACATAAATTGCAAGCTGATGAGCAAGTGTTGTGTTAACCTGATTTTCTTTTTTATACTTATCAAATTTTATATCAAATATTCCCGGAGTATAATCAATTGGTCCGGCAAGCATTCGTGTGAAAGGAATTATTGTTAAATGTTCGGGTGGGTTTCCGCCATCCGGCGACCAGGCATTGAATTCCTGACCACGCAAACCTTCGGCACTAACTAAGTTTGGATAAGTTCTTCTCAGTCCAGTTGGTTTTATTGGTTCGTGTACATCAATCATAATCTGATATCCGGCAGCTTTTTCCATAACCTTTCTGTAATGATTAACCATCCATTGTCCGTGATGATATTCACCATTGGGAAGAATTTGTCCCACATATCCGGTTTTGACTGCATGAATTCCCAGACTTTTACAGAGAGCAAAAGCTGTGTCCATTTGTTTTTCATAAGTCAGAATTGCAGCTGATGTTTCGTGATGCATAATGATCTGAACATTTTTTTCTTTTGCATATCGAACAACTTCTTTCAAATTATAATCAGCGTACGGAGTAACGAAATCAAAAATACCTTCGCGATCGTGATCACCAAACCAGTTTTCCCATCCGGTATTCCATCCCTCAATCAACACAGCACCAATACTGTTAGCTGAAGCGAAGTCAATATATTTTTTAGCATTTTCGGTTGTTGCCCCATGTCTGCCGCTTTTCATATCCCAGGTACTTTTACCAAGATGCATTTCCCACCAGATACCAACAAACTTTGTAGGTTTAATCCAGGAAACATCTTCGATGATATTTGGTTCATTGAGATTTAAAATTGTTCTTGAGTTAACTAAATCAGTGGCTTTATCACTAATTAAAATTAATCTCCACGGAGTAACGAAAGGGGTTTTTGTTTTAACTTTTATTCCTGAATCATTTCCAACGAGTTCACTTTGAAATAGAAGATTTTCTTTATCAACTTTTAATGTCATATCTGCATAGTTTGTAAGATTTGCTTCAAGTATGCTGATATACATTCCATTATTTGTTTTCATTGTGACCGGTAAGTTAACGGCATTCTCAGGAATATAGGTTTGTGCAAGCGCTTCATTTCCTCTTTTAGCAAGAGCATTTATTTCACTGAATTTCGTTGTGTTGAAAAGATGTTCGTATATGTCCCAATCTCCTGGAGACCACCAGCAGGTATGATCGCCGGTTAATTTGAATTGCGTATTTTCGTCCAGTAGTACAACATCGTTAAAATTTTCCTGTTCGGGAAAATCAAACCTGAATCCGACGCCATCGTTGAAAACTCTGAAAGTAATAAAACATCTTCTTTTATTCTGATCTTTTTCCTGTAGGTCAATCTTTAATTCTTTGTAATTGTTTCTAATAAATCGCTGCTCACCCCATACTGTTTGCCATGTTTGATCAAACGATGAAGTGAATATGTTTACAATCTCTAGATTTTTTCCAAAGGATTCCTGATCTTTAAAATCAAAACTAAAATACGAAGTATCAATTATTTTATTATCCGAATAATTAATTAAGTAACCGGCTTTGCCTTCACCTGACAAATAAAAAATAAGTTTTATTTTTCCATCAGGCGATAACAGCTCAGTTTCATTGTTTCCATTTCCGCAACTATGGAATAAAAGTATTACAATTAAAACGACTATAGTTTTCAGATAAATAAAATTTTTCCTCATGCGTTTTCTTTCTGTAATTTGAATCTGATTCTGAGTACACTTTCCTTAAAATCTGTTGAGATTATTCTGAAACCGCCAATTTCTTTTGTGGTTGAAACGTGTAAACCGCTGCAGGGACATGCATCATAATCACCGATTTTAATTATCCTGATTTTTTCTCCGGCATTATCTGGCAATTTTGACAGATTGAATTTCTCTTCTGCATCTTCTTTAGAAAAAAATTCTTCTGTTACTTTCAAATCGAATTGAATAATTTTGTTTACTCTTGATTCTATTTCTGCAATTTCTTCCTGAGTTAAATTCCTGTTGAAAATGATAATCGCATTTCGATTTTTTCTTTTCAATGTGATTGCTGAAGGACCTTCCACAATTAAACATTCTCACCATTGTTTGGTTGAGTATATGTTCTGCTGAATGCATCTGAGGATGATATTGTTTATTAGATTTTATCTCGGGATCAGAACTTGTGTTCATATCAAAATAATTGCATGATGGCTAATTGTTTTTCCTTTTAGATTAAAAATTGATATACTCGCAATCGAAAACTATAAAAAAATACAAAATCACTGCGGAACTCTTTATGAAAGATAACAAATCTAATCTCTACTTTATTTCCCTTGGAATACTAATAACAATCGGAATTTTATTTATTATTACAGTGCTGTTACTTACAGAGAACAAAACTATTGCAAACGGTAATCCCGATGAAAATTTTCCACAGGGATACAGAATAGTTTCACCCGAAATACCAGCCTATCTTGAATTCGCCGGAGAAGAAATTCCAACCGATAACTTTGAAGTCTATGAAAGAATGGAAAGAGAATTTTTATCAAATACTTACTGGCATTCAGCAACTATACTTGCAATTAAACGAGCTGGCAGGTGGTTTCCTGTAATAGAACCTATATTAAAGAAGAATAACATTCCGGATGACTTTAAATATTTATGTGTTGCAGAAAGTAATATGGAAAATGTTGTTTCCCCTGCTGGAGCAACAGGCTTTTGGCAATTCATGAAAGAAGCTGGAACAAAATACGGTCTGGAAATAAATTCGCTTGTTGATGAAAGATATCATGTTGAAAAATCTACAGAAGCTGCGTGCAAATATCTTCTCGATTCTTACAATATGTTTGGAAGCTGGATTACTTCCGCTGCTTCTTATAATATGGGT is from Ignavibacteriota bacterium and encodes:
- a CDS encoding DUF748 domain-containing protein, encoding MKFFTKKIPKIIFWSVLSLFLVYTAAGFFIVPMVIKSQAINYIKIELKRDAEIESVSFNPFTFSLSVEGFKLYEKEKKEIFISFKEFFINFSLMPLINKELDFQEIRLTEPKGNVIRLNQEEFNFSDLIKKLSNPNTDTVTTDPKIGPVKTGIITDQVNKEESNWEILIRKFELERLYLLITDKSIAPPAETKIDSFSVTVTDLHLNSADTSGFHLTSKLRRGGTFSLSGNFSMTPLKADLKFSFNEASLVVLSPYISDFAYLRLDDGKLSIDGNLKLNEPSASDKIQVSFNANSKLEDLKLYDTKNDERFLEWKTLTVLDIKGTFNPTQISIGEVDLKNLYARIAIAEDKSFNLSELFKVSPAAEDSGEISDTLAMGFTDPNARFISLTDTNQPFVESVDTGKNQIDFEYDIGKIKIENSEVFFSDFSLPLKFASKIHNMNGEVTGFTSENPLGAEIKLQGTVDEYGLAKIEGKMDPFDPIAYSNIKVNFHNIEMTNLTPYSIDFIGYYLESGKLSLDIQYKIDKGILTSYSKIFLNKFTLGDEVEGEEGLGLPIKLAIALLKDANDNIDLDLEVEGDLNDPETDTGALVWWAVKRVLTTIVTAPFRFLGNLLGIGGEDLESVDFEAGNAKLENHQFEKMINLSKIMAERPGIVLEIYGAVDTITDGRAIREAKFDSIYNYRLTGQNFSDSSSSPTNNDYTKGQQIIEELYVQSYDDSTLSLIKIKNSIDSDGNGDLRNYLDELREKIILVQPVSVIEFQNLATTRAEAIQNHMLTVHQIPAERIVIKENEIFEEEDRNWVRCPLGVGVL
- a CDS encoding glycoside hydrolase family 97 protein; translated protein: MRKNFIYLKTIVVLIVILLFHSCGNGNNETELLSPDGKIKLIFYLSGEGKAGYLINYSDNKIIDTSYFSFDFKDQESFGKNLEIVNIFTSSFDQTWQTVWGEQRFIRNNYKELKIDLQEKDQNKRRCFITFRVFNDGVGFRFDFPEQENFNDVVLLDENTQFKLTGDHTCWWSPGDWDIYEHLFNTTKFSEINALAKRGNEALAQTYIPENAVNLPVTMKTNNGMYISILEANLTNYADMTLKVDKENLLFQSELVGNDSGIKVKTKTPFVTPWRLILISDKATDLVNSRTILNLNEPNIIEDVSWIKPTKFVGIWWEMHLGKSTWDMKSGRHGATTENAKKYIDFASANSIGAVLIEGWNTGWENWFGDHDREGIFDFVTPYADYNLKEVVRYAKEKNVQIIMHHETSAAILTYEKQMDTAFALCKSLGIHAVKTGYVGQILPNGEYHHGQWMVNHYRKVMEKAAGYQIMIDVHEPIKPTGLRRTYPNLVSAEGLRGQEFNAWSPDGGNPPEHLTIIPFTRMLAGPIDYTPGIFDIKFDKYKKENQVNTTLAHQLAIYVVLYSPLQMAADLPENYDAHPAFQFIRDVGVDWDTSIVLNGEIGNYITIARKERNTDKWFLGSITDENERTIEISLDFLDEGKSYKTTLYQDAEDSHWDKNPTGYKIESKVLNNSDTLNLRLAPGGGTAISFIPQKYE
- a CDS encoding lytic transglycosylase domain-containing protein; translated protein: MKDNKSNLYFISLGILITIGILFIITVLLLTENKTIANGNPDENFPQGYRIVSPEIPAYLEFAGEEIPTDNFEVYERMEREFLSNTYWHSATILAIKRAGRWFPVIEPILKKNNIPDDFKYLCVAESNMENVVSPAGATGFWQFMKEAGTKYGLEINSLVDERYHVEKSTEAACKYLLDSYNMFGSWITSAASYNMGQDGVKNQQERQKAKNYFNLVLNSETSRFVARIVSLKYILQNPEKYGFDIKDKEKYKPLEYTEIILDSSVTDLADYAKGLGINYFILKMYNPWLRDNYLNNKSGMKYSIKLPSEGSIEIIND